The Malassezia restricta chromosome I, complete sequence genome contains the following window.
cgcgacggcggcgcacacacacacgcacggcgTGAGTGTGAGGATCAGACGCACCATCACGCCCGAGAAGTACGAGGCCATCACGGCGTAGATGACGACAAACacatgctcgtcgcgcagctcctgGAACAGGAAAAACAGGCCGGCGGGGAAcaggagcgcgaggcagTGCAGGTCGAGGAAGTACGTGCTCCATGCCGGCGGCTGGTGCTCGGACACGGACGCAATGATCGGGATGTGCTTCTTGGCGTACGACGTGTCCCACAGCGAGTAGAAGCGGCCTGTCCACGGCGCGATGTAGCCTGCGTACGtgagcgccacgagcgccgcgaaCGCTGCGAGTGCCAGGATGGCGACGCTTGCGCGCACAAGCACCTTGAACTGCGCGGACGACACGTACCGCCGCACAGTTTCCGTGAGCGCAatcagctgcagcaggccaaacacgccgagcgcggccaTGTGCTcggacgtgcgcacggGCTGGAACCCGACGAACGGGATCTGCATGCTCGCGAGCGTCCCGATCGCGTAGAACGACGAGTATGCGACGTACAGCCGCTCGCTAAAGCGGCCCATGAGGACGAGCACCAAAGCGTGCAGCGGGATCATGTTGGTGATAAACACGTAGCCACCCCATGCGGCGACCATGTAAAAGTACGAGAGCGCCGTGAGCATGCCAAAGAGCATGCTGCCGTCGCGCACGGAGCGCACCCACAGATAGAACGTGAACAGCAGCAAAAAGATGGCGATGGCCTCGTTATCGTACGAGCCCGCGACGGAACGCGAGATGTAGCCAggcgcgatgccgatgAACAGCGCGGCCAGAAGCCCCGCCGCATCGTCCTTCATCATCGACGTGAACAGGTACGCAGCCAGCACCGTGAGCACACTAAACATGGGCGCGAGCATCACGCAAATGTCGCGGATGTTGACAGGCACATGGAAAAAGTGCAGGATATTGTACagcgtgccgctcgtgaCCATGAGGCCAGGGAACACGGTGCCACCAGCCGCGCGGCCGAGCGGGTACCACGCCGTCGGATCGAACCAGTTCCAGAAGCGGTAGTACCCGTCCTGCGTTAGGACCTTGGTCGCACGGAAGTTGAACCACGGATCGAATTCATGGATGATCGATTCGTACCGCACGACAGAAAACAAGCGAGACGATACAGCGGCGACAGCGATCAGAAACAAAATCAccatgcgcagcagcgacgccacatTCTgccgcgtctcgagcgtcgccatcgtcgGGGCccaaggcggcgccgcccagcgcacggcggcgcccTGAGCCGCTCCCTCACGTGATAACATGCCACGTGGACATAAGCTTcgcgcgccggcgccgcggcggcgcttcGTCATGCCCCCTGCTCATgtggcggcggaggcgcaggcgtGCGCCGAGGCGGACGTCGATGTCGCGTACGTCAGtgtcgcgctcgaggacgCACTGCGTGATGCGAGGACGGGCGCGTCTCCCCTAGCGATATCGATCGTCCCGCGTCGCGAggcgtgcacgtcgcgcacggcgctgtgggCCGCCGGCCGCATCGTGTGGGCGCGGCCTCTGCGCCCCGAGATGGCCGAGGAAGCCGAGGTGCACGCGCGCATGGCTGTGTACGTGCACCCTGCTTTGGCGGGCTCGACGGACGTCGCGGtccgcgccgtcgagcccgtgcgcctcgctgccgTGTACGTGGCTGTGGCGGCCGGCGACTacgagcgcctcgctgccgaCCAGGCGGGCGTGCAAGACGCGCTGGATGGGCGCATCGTGTGTACGCATGCCTGCATGCCCTTACTGggcacgacggcgcgtGTGCTTATGAGCGAGCCCGTCGCGCagggcgtcgtcgatgcgtcagcgacgcgcgtctaTGTGATCCAAGAGCGACCtgccgcggccgccgaggagGACGTCGCTGCGGCGCCACCTGCGATTGACGAGCGCTTCTTGGCGTGCGATACGAGTGCGTCGCCTGCCTTtcgcgcgcgcctcatgccgcacgcccagctcgtgcgcgatgcgatcgaggcatggcagcggcgcggcaaCGATGCGTATGTCGATATCGAGAGTGTGGTGCTTGTGCGTGAGCGAGCGCTCGCGCATCTGGCTCTCTTTGACGGCGACTGGGCCGTCGCGACCGTGTGGCCAGATCGCaagccgcgcgtcgtccgtgtGTGCATGACAAGCGACGCCCTCGCGCTTGACGAGGCGTatgtgccgccgatgctgctgcagaaCCTGTGTGACGGCGCGACGTTCGACCCCATGCGGGAAGTCGCGCTGCATCTCGACccgctgccgccgcatgTGGCCGAGGaggccatcgagctcgCTGAGCCGCCGTCCAAGCCGCCGCTGATGCCGTGTGCCGAGCACATGTGCATCGCGACGATCGCGTCGCCCGTGACGACGGACCGCGCTTATGATGCGCAGTGTGcagatgcgctgcgcgcgtaCCTCGCTGACCACCCACGCATCCTGCGCGAGGGCGACGTGATCGCCGTCGCCCTCACCGCcgggcgtgcgcgcttcCAGCACATGGACACGGCCCGCGAGCAGACGCCCGCTGCGTCGCAAATGCTGCATCTGCCGGGCCATCCGCCGACGTACCTGCGCGATGCGGTCTACTTTTGCGTGAGCGAGCTCACGCccgagctcgtcgatcccgagacgctgcagcgccgcatcccGACGACCATGCCGGCCCTGCGGCAGTGGTGCCTGACCCTGCTAGCCTCGGGCAGCATggccggcgcaggctgcTGGGTCGACGCGCACACCACGCGCATCCTGCAGAGCGGCACggtccagcgccgcgtcgtgacGGACGTGCACGGCTGGCTCGGCTTGGCGTCCGACACGCCGCCCTGTCCGCCCGACCACACGCCCTTGACGCAGCCAGGCTCCGCGTGGTCGCGCCTCGCCTCGCTGCTGCACGCGGCCCTATCGCCCCGTGCGCAGTcgctcggcgtccacgtgcacctgctgctccaaggcgcacgcggcgtGGGAAAGCGCATGCTGGTGCGCTGGGCCGCTCAGCGCGTGGgtgtgcatgtgctcgagctgccGAGCACGATGCTGGTGGGCGATACGGATGCGCACACGGAgggcgcgctgcgtgcgcggtgtgagcgcgtgcgctcgtgcatgccgTGCGTTCTCCTGCTGCGGGATATCGATCtgctcgtgcggcgcggcgcgggcgaagcggcgcagcaggccgTCGTCAAGATGCTGCATCGGTGCCTGAgtgacgacggcggcgtgccgctggtGATCGGCACCGTGGACGATGCGGAGGCGTGTCCTtccgcgctgcgtgcgctgttTCCCGAGAcgatcgagctgcgtcCGCCGTCAGAGCCGGTGCgggcgcagctgctgcgcatggcgctcgAGACGTGCGAGCCCGGCGCGGATGTCgatgtgcatgcgctcgctgtgcagacggccgcgctgctggccgacgacctgcgcgacgtggtcgaccgtgcgcgcctcgcgtcGATACAGCGCCTCGGTGCCGCCGGCACGAGCGATCTTGTCGCAGCGCGCCCGGTCGTGTCGGCGGCTGATttggacgacgcgctcgcagctgtgcgtgcgcggTACAGCGAGAGTATCGGTGCGCCCAAGATCCCGAATGTCACATGGGACGATGTCGGGGGCCTCGCGCATGTCAAGCACGAGATTCTCGACAcggtgcagctgccgctcgagcatcCGGAGCTGTTCAGCGACGGCGTCAAGAAGCGCAGTGGTGTGCTGCTGTACGGCCCGCCCGGGACGGGCAAGACCCTGATCGCAAAGGCCGTCgcgacgtcgtgcgcgcTCAACTTTTTCTCAGTCAAGGGCCCCGAGCTGCTCAACATGTACATTGGCGAGTCGGAGGCGAATGTCCGCCGCGTGTTCCAAAAGGCACGCGATGCCAAGCCGTGTGTGGTGTTCTTTGACGAGCTGGATTCGAttgcgccgcagcgcggccaGCAGGGCGACTCGGGCGGTGTGATGGACCGCATCGTGAGtcagctgctcgccgagctcgatggCATGGCGTCAGGCTCGGCTGCGAGTGACGTGTTTGTGATCGGCGCGACGAATCGACCGGACCTGCTGGACCCGGCGCTCTTGCGGCCGGGCCGCTTTGATCGCCTCCTGTACCTGTCGGTGGCCGAGACGCACGATGCACAGCTCCACATCTTGCAAGCGCTCACGCGCCAAtttgtgctggacgacgacgtcggTGATTTGCGCGTGATTGCGGAGCAGTGCCCCTTCCACCTGACGGGCGCCGACTTTTACGCGCTGTGCTCGGACGCGATGCTCAAGGCCATGTCGAACAAGGCCGCGGAGATCGATGCCGTGGTCGCGCGCCTCAACGCCGAGCCGCGCGCGCCCGAGCACGCGCACTGGCCGCATCCGCTCACCGTGCCATTCTACCTGTCGGAGGTCGCGCAGCCCCACGaagtgcgtgtgcgcgtgAGCCGACGGCACTTTGaggaggcgctgcgcgagctgtCGCCGTCCGTGTCGCCGCAGGAAATGGCGCACTACCGACAGGTCCAACAGGCCTTTTCGCAGCCGAGCGACCCGGCGGCCGCGGAAGGCCTCGATACCCCGCCGTCcaggcacgaggcgctggacacGGCGGCTGCGGGACCCCACACGGCCCCTCCATAATCACGTGATCGGTACGTAGCACGGCGACATGGGCCGACGGGTGCCCCGTGGCCCGTGTTCTGCCACGACGATTTGTGAACGATGAAAGTGACGGTCATtggtgctgctggtggTATTGGCCAGCCTctctcgctgctgctcaagcAGTCGCCCTATGTGACGGAGTTGTCGCTGTACGATGTGGTGAATGCGCCTGGTGTGGCGAAGGACATCTCGCACATCAACACGCCGGCGCCCGTGTCGGGCTTTTTGCCGGACCAGGAtggcctggcgcaggccgtgaaggacgcgcgtctgATCATCATCCCGGCTGGTATGGCGCGCAAGCCTGGCCAGACGCGTGACGACCTGTTCAACGTCAACGCCTCGATTGCGTATGGCATTGCCGAGGGCATCGCCAAGTCGGCGCCCCAGGCGTTTGTGCTGGTCATCTCGAACCCGGTCAACTCTCTCGTGCCCGTGTTTGCCGAGGTGCTCAAGTCGCACAACGTGTTCGACCCGAAGCGCCTGTTTGGTGTGACGTCGCTCGAcctcgtgcgtgcgtcgacgtTCGTGGCGGAGGTGACGGGCCGTCCGCAGGACGCGGACAAGTTCCACGTGCCTGTGGTCGGTGGCCACTCGGGCACGAcgatcgtgccgctcgtgtcgcgcacgcagccggcggcgcagctcgaccaGGCGCAGATCGAGCAGCTCACGCACCGCATCCAGTTTGGTGGTGACGAGGTCATCCAGGCCAAGAACAACACGGGCAGTGCTACGCTCTCGATGGCCTTTGCGGGTGCGCGCTTCGCGAATGCCGTGCTTGCTGCCGCGCAGGGCGCTACGTCGGACCTGCCCGAGTACAGCTACATTGACCTGACGGCAGACGAGGCCGGAGGCCGCGCGATCCAGGACGTGGTCGGCCACGTGCCTTTCTTCAGCGTGCCGATCACGCTGGGCCCGAACGGTGTGGAAAAGATCCACGCCCTCGGTGAGCTCTCGTCGTACGAGCGCCAGCTCGTGTCCCaggccgtcgagggcctgcAGGGCAACATTGCCAAGGGCGTGTCGTTCAAGCCGACGAAGCTCTAAGTCGCTCATAGCACGTGATCATAAGCAATCCTTCTCCCCCTCATGGCCGAGGCTGACGCGGTGGCGTGGCTGAATCGTGAGATGCGGGGCCTGGCGCcatcgcgtgcgtcggGAACCTggacgcagcgcgtcgcggaGAGTGGTGCGGCGGATCCGCAGCACGTCGAAACGCGGCTCGCTGAGCTGCACCGCCGCATTCGCTCGGCGCGTTCAGAGCATGCCGCCGAGATCGAGACGCAGATCCAGCGGGCGCGCGCGAATGTGCCGCAggcggccgagcaggcgcagcaggtaGCGCGTGAGGCCACGCACTTCCGAGCGGCactgcaggcgctgcaccACAGCGAGCCTCCGGCCGCGCTGGCCTGCGTGCATCGACTCACGGACATCCAGCATCGgatgcagcacgcgcgCAACCTGCTCCAGGCGGCCGATGCGTGGTCGTATGTCGAGGCGGATGTGCATGCACACATCCAGGAGCGCGACTATGCGCGagccgcgcagcgcatcgcggacgtgcgcgatTCCCTCGCGCAATTCGCGCACAGCGAGCATGTGTCGGCTCAGACCGCGgtcctcgcgcgcctctCGGACACGCTCCTGCGCGAAGTACAGCCCGTGCTGGCAGCCGCGATCACGTcgggcgacgtggacgcGATGGAGCTGTGTGCGGCCGTCTATGCGCGCCTTCagcaggacgacgcgctcgccgagctgtACCTGCccgcccgtgccgagcgtgtgcaCCGCGTATGGGCCGACACGGACGCCACGCTGCCTGCCAAGATGGCGCAgctgggcgacgcgctggtCGCACTGGCCGACGAGGAAGTGCACACGttcgcgccgcggctcTTTGGCAacgaggcggccgtcgtcatcgcccaCACTCTCGCGACGCTCTCGCCGAGTCtcgcgacgtgcgtcgCCACAGCCCAAGCGCCCCTGCCGGACATGGTCCAGGCGTACGAGGTAGCTCATGCGTGGGCCGCtcgtctcgaggcgctgctgcgcggcgcgacgacgcagcctgtcgtgcagctgcgtggATCGCGCGACTGGCAGCCGTATATCGAGGAGGCGTTTGCGCCGTTCAAGGCGGCGTAccgcgcgctcgaagagGCGTACATCGAGCAGGCATGGTCCGATACGCAGCCGTCGTttgccgcgcagctcgaccGCGCAATGGTCTCGTCCCTGtcggacgacatggcgccgtGGCTCCAGTGCGTGACGCTCGTtgccgagctgctgcacgaccAGGTCAtgctggcgcgtgcacTGCGTACCGAGgccctgcagcgcgcgcacgctcttggcgcgccgctctcTGATacgcaggcggcgctgcatgcgtcgctggacCCGGGCGTCGCACACCGCCTGTCGTCGACGATGGACCTGCTTCGGCAGCGGTACCAGTCGCATGCGCGTGTGAATGCACCGATGCACCTCGCGCAGGCCGACGacctcgatgcgctgcacgactGGAGTCTGATCCGCGCGGGGGCCAAGATGCTCGGCGTCGTTCGCGAGGCGGGCGAGGCGATggacacggcgctgcgcgccgcacagcGTCTTGTGATGGAGCTTGTGCTGACCGTGTTCCGACAGCATCTCGACATGTACGttgcgcatggcgcatggcgcgagcatgcgccgGCACGCACGGATCCACGTGTGCCCATGCCGACGTTCAGTCTGAGCCCGACAGAGGGCATGGTCCGCCTCGGCGAAGGGCTGCTCAATCTGCCGCGCCTCTTTGAGGCGCTGGTCGAGCGTGAATGGGCCAACTTTGCGTACGGCGTGCATgccctcgacgacgagcggccgtgcaagacgcgcacgctgtCGGCCAAGATGCTGACGCACGACATGCCGGACGATACGCTGGACTATGTGCTGAGTGCGTggctgcgctcgctgacgctggcgctgctggcgtcgctgcagcaggaTGCGTtgccgcgcatcgtggCGTCGCGTGAGTGCGACAGGGCGCAGCTTGCGGCGGATCTCGACTACCTGAGCACGATCGCCTCGGCGCTgaacgcgtcgtcgagcgccttgcgcgAGTGGGTCGATGTGCTCCAACTTGATGCGcgggcggcgagcgcgctgcCAGCGAGCAGCCCACtacgtgcgtcgcgcgcctttGCGCTCGTGTGGACGACATGATACCCTCCCCTCGTTGTCCACGACGCATGTGCTCGTCTGCGTAGCTTCTACGTAGCCTGTCGACGTTGCAGAATCGCTGCgtgcagctcatcgagcatgtgcacGGTCGTCTCCCAGCTGACGCACGCGTCGGTGATCGACACGCCGTACGAGAGGTCGGCGCGCGTGCTCCCGTTCTTCGGCTCGCTCTGCTTGCCTTCGTGGATGTGCGACTCGATCATGATGCCGGTGATGGCCTTCTGGCCACGTGCGAGCTGAGCGGCAATGTCCGCGGAGCCCCTGGGCTGGTTGCGGAAGTCCTTGTTGCTGTTGCCGTGGCTCACGTCGATCATGATGCTGGGGTGCCGCTCCGGCAAAGCCTTGAGCAGGTTGGCCTTGCTGGtctcgacgctcgcggcATCATAGTTCGTGCCGCTCTTGCCGCCACGGTGGATGATGTGCAGGTCCGTGTTGCCCGACGTCTTGACGATCGCGGCGGTGCCCTGGTCCGTGACGCCCATGAACGCATGCGGCTGACTCGATGCGCGGATCGCATCGACCGCCACGCCAATGCCACCGTCCGTCGAGTTCTTAAAGCCGATCGGCATCGAGAGACCCGACACCAGCTCGCGGTGCAGCTGCGACTCGGTCGTACGCGCGCCGATCGCACCCCACGAGTACAGGTCCGAGAGGTACTGTGGCGAGATGGTATCGAGCACCTCGCACGCTACGGGCACACCCATGCTCGTGAGATCGAGGAGAAGCTggcgcgccacacgcaGACCCGAGTTGATCTTGAACGAGCCGTCCAGGTCAGGGTCGTTGATCAGACCCTTCCAGCCGACCGTGGTGCGCGGCTTTTCAAAGTACGCGCGCATAATCACCACGAGGCCGTCCTTCCAGCGCTGCTCGTACGCCTCGTGCAGTCGTCGGGCATAGTCCTTCGCCTGCTCGACGTCGTGGATCGAGCAGGGACCGACGATCACGAGCAGGCGGTCGTCCTGGCCGTTGAtcacacgcgccgcgtcgtgccggGCGCGGGCGATCGTAGCCTTCGACGTTTCGCTGACAGGAAGCTCCCTCATGAGCTCCTGCGGCGACATGAGCTGCTCGTAGCCCGTCACGCGCGTGTCGTTGGCATACACAATCTCTTCTGACATGCTGGCAGAGAGGCAACGACGAGTCACGCGCTGGCCCACGGCCGATGAGGCCGCTACCTTCACATTAGTCAGCGTTATGGATCCTATCACAGGACAGGGGCGCCGACCGCCTTTTTGAGCATCTCGCGCGCCCAGTTGGACGTCTTGCGGGTCTCGGGGCCGTTGCCGCGGCTGCGACCCACCTTGATGTACTCCATGACCCACggctgctgcagcttgGCCATGACGGGCCCAGATGGGTACGCTGAGGCAATATCGCCCAGGAGACCGATGGTGTTTCGCAGCAGTGTCTCGGAGCGGTCCATGTCGGACGCCACGATGCCGATAAACGCAATGGTATAGTCCATGTAGGGGAGGAGGACGTCGGCCTTGTCCGCCGAGCGGAAGCCCGACACAATGCCGACGTAGGCCTCGGCGATGCCCTCGCGAAGGTCGTTGACGTACTCCATCATCTCATAGTCCGTCGACTCGGGCGCGTTCTGCACCATGCtggcctgctgcagcacagccaTCGCCGTGGACAAGTACGCCTCGAAGGCTGGGCcgatcgcgagcgcgaTATCGCCAAAGCAACTGAGGATGTGAGGCTTAACGTTCCGGTGCAGCAGAGGGCTCTGCAGGTCTTCCAAGAGCGCGAGAATCAGCGTCTCCGTATACCGCGAGGCATTctcgccgagcgagcggcACACGTCGCCAACGATGCCGACGCTGATCGTGCACAGCTGGTGCTCTTCGTGGTTGCgcaggccctcgacgaGGAACGGCAGGAACGCCTCGAGGTACTTTTCAAAGTCAGCCTCGAGGGCCACAATCACCGTGCCGACGGCCACAAAGGCGTCTTCCAGCACGGTGGGCTGCTTCGCACTGTTCTGAATAAGCGTGAGCAGCGAGGTCATGAGGCGGTCGCCGATGGGCGCCATGCCAtgctgcaggcggcgcacggcaGCGATCAAGACACTGCACAGGTTGCTTTGCAGCTCAGCCCAGTTGTTCCGGTCGTCCAGACCAATGAGCTGCGGCACCATCGCATGGAGCGCCTCCTGGCGCTCAAGGATGTGCACCAGCACCGTGCTgacgtgcgcgaggcagTCCGTGGCGCAGTGGGCGATCGTCGAGGCCAGGGCCTCGTACGCGGACGTGCGGCTGTTCGACTCGTTGTTCGGCCGGTCCGTGACGAGCATGAGCTGCGTCACGATCATCTCAAAGTACGGCGacagcgacgtcgtcggtgGGTCCGGGTCGTCGAGCGAGGACAGGATGCCCTTGTGCTCGGCCAGGTTGATGAGCGCCCAGCACGCATGCGTCACGATCCGCGGCTCATCTTGCAGCGCGCCCAGAAGCGCCTGAATAAGCGGGCCGAGTTGGAGCTCGGGCGTGATGGCATCTGGCGCAAACTCGCACATGCGGCCGAGCGTCCAGGCCGTCGTGTCCTTGACGGCCGGCGATGGGTCGTGCAGGGTCTCGAGGACCGTCGGCAGCGCCTGTGTGACGAGCGTCGTGAGCAGCTTGCTTTCGGGGCCATCCATGATGCTGCCGAAGCAcatgagcgcggcgtcgcgacggcgccagTCGGGCGACTTGACGTTGCCCTCGATAAacggcacggcgagcgcgacgatgTGGTCGCCGACGACCTGCGCAAGCAGGCCAAGACAGGTGCCGGCGGCCTTGGACGTGTCCCACTCGTCCTCGTCGGTATCTTCGTCTTGCAgggccagcagctccatgAGCACCGGCGCAATTTCGGGCAGCGCGATCTGGGCAAAGTGGTACGACACGTGTGCCGGCTCCTCGTTGAATTCGAGCGCTTCGGCGGCCTCGAGCGAGAGCTCAATTTCCTCATCACACACCGTGGACCAGAACTCGACGGCCTGGAGCGCCACATGCGGCTCGGGATCGCGCATGCCCAGTACCGTGAGGCCAAACAGCGCTTGCTCCATGTAGAAGCGCATCTTGTCGTAGTATAGCTGCATGATCCGCACAAGGTTCTCGAACGCCGCGACCTTGACGGCGACATGAGGCGACTGCGTCGCCTCGCAGACGACCTGCATGATAAAGTTGCGCTCGCCCTCGCGCTCAAAGTTGAGGCGCACGAACTCGAGCGAGTTGAGCAgggcgcgcagcgcagcgagcTGTACCTCGGGCGACGTCTCCTCCTTCCGTGCGCCCTGAATGACGGCCGTGAGGATCTCGTTCGACTGGGCGGCGAGCACGGCGGGATCGACGACTTCGCACGTGAAGCCGATGGCctggagcgccgcctggcgcTGGCACGGGTTGTGCAGATCACCGATCGCCGCGAGGAGCTGCGACACGAGGTCCGGCCACATGCCGCGCGGCAGTTCGATGgcggcgatggcggcggTGACTTGCGCCGCGACGGTGCCGGCACGaggctcgctgctgctcagcgTCATGAGCACCTTGCTCTTGACCTGATCGCGCGCTTCTGCCGAGAGCGCCGTCCAGCGGTCGGCATAgtcctgcgcacgccgagcctcgcgcgccacgagcgcgTTTTTGAGAGCGAGGCCGGAGGCGGTGCGGATGTGCACGAGGGCAGCCTCCGACGCCATCTCACTCGACAGCGATGTCATGTACATGGGGTAGCTAtcacgcgccgctgcctccagcgcctgctcggcggccTGTCGGGTGGCATGGTCCGGCGACAGGGAGTGGGTGAGCAGTTCACCGGCATTCATCTTCTGTCGTGT
Protein-coding sequences here:
- a CDS encoding importin subunit beta-1, with product MNAGELLTHSLSPDHATRQAAEQALEAAARDSYPMYMTSLSSEMASEAALVHIRTASGLALKNALVAREARRAQDYADRWTALSAEARDQVKSKVLMTLSSSEPRAGTVAAQVTAAIAAIELPRGMWPDLVSQLLAAIGDLHNPCQRQAALQAIGFTCEVVDPAVLAAQSNEILTAVIQGARKEETSPEVQLAALRALLNSLEFVRLNFEREGERNFIMQVVCEATQSPHVAVKVAAFENLVRIMQLYYDKMRFYMEQALFGLTVLGMRDPEPHVALQAVEFWSTVCDEEIELSLEAAEALEFNEEPAHVSYHFAQIALPEIAPVLMELLALQDEDTDEDEWDTSKAAGTCLGLLAQVVGDHIVALAVPFIEGNVKSPDWRRRDAALMCFGSIMDGPESKLLTTLVTQALPTVLETLHDPSPAVKDTTAWTLGRMCEFAPDAITPELQLGPLIQALLGALQDEPRIVTHACWALINLAEHKGILSSLDDPDPPTTSLSPYFEMIVTQLMLVTDRPNNESNSRTSAYEALASTIAHCATDCLAHVSTVLVHILERQEALHAMVPQLIGLDDRNNWAELQSNLCSVLIAAVRRLQHGMAPIGDRLMTSLLTLIQNSAKQPTVLEDAFVAVGTVIVALEADFEKYLEAFLPFLVEGLRNHEEHQLCTISVGIVGDVCRSLGENASRYTETLILALLEDLQSPLLHRNVKPHILSCFGDIALAIGPAFEAYLSTAMAVLQQASMVQNAPESTDYEMMEYVNDLREGIAEAYVGIVSGFRSADKADVLLPYMDYTIAFIGIVASDMDRSETLLRNTIGLLGDIASAYPSGPVMAKLQQPWVMEYIKVGRSRGNGPETRKTSNWAREMLKKAVGAPVL